One genomic region from Jiangella sp. DSM 45060 encodes:
- a CDS encoding ABC transporter permease, whose product MSIAWYILRRLGVGLLLLVIASFFVFCLLYISPGSPEQVLLGGRPSTPEIIGTIREKYHLDDPFLVQYGQWLLDAVRLNFGESIVTDQSVTTVLADRAGPTLALAVAGLVLTIVVAVPAGMYAAAKRNTGGDRLVSMLTLLGSSAPTFAVGVLLLYVFGVSLEWFPVFGNGTGFTGRLHHLVLPAIALAVTQIAYVTRQTRAAALRVYDQDYVTFARSRGLGRSLIWRRYALLNSSLPIVTATGLLLAYTLGGAVLVEVTFSREGVGSLMLQAVQSKDIPVVQGLVAFAAITVTLVNLGVDLVNLAIDPRLRKEVTG is encoded by the coding sequence TTGAGTATCGCCTGGTACATCCTGCGACGGCTCGGCGTCGGCCTGCTGCTGCTGGTCATCGCGTCGTTCTTCGTGTTCTGCCTGCTCTACATCAGTCCCGGCTCCCCCGAGCAGGTGCTGCTCGGGGGCCGGCCGTCGACCCCGGAGATCATCGGCACCATCCGGGAGAAGTACCACCTCGACGACCCGTTCCTCGTGCAGTACGGCCAGTGGCTGCTGGACGCGGTCCGGCTGAACTTCGGCGAGTCGATCGTCACCGACCAGTCGGTGACGACCGTGCTCGCCGACCGGGCCGGCCCGACGCTGGCGCTGGCGGTGGCCGGCCTGGTGCTGACGATCGTCGTCGCCGTGCCGGCCGGCATGTACGCCGCGGCCAAGCGCAACACCGGCGGCGACCGGCTGGTCAGCATGCTCACGCTGCTGGGCAGCAGCGCACCGACGTTCGCCGTCGGCGTCCTGCTGCTGTACGTGTTCGGCGTCTCGCTGGAGTGGTTCCCGGTGTTCGGCAACGGCACCGGGTTCACCGGCCGGTTGCACCACCTGGTGCTGCCGGCCATCGCGCTGGCGGTCACCCAGATCGCCTACGTGACCCGGCAGACCCGCGCCGCCGCCCTGCGCGTCTACGACCAGGACTACGTCACGTTCGCGCGGTCGCGCGGGCTGGGCCGGTCGCTGATCTGGCGCCGGTACGCGCTGCTGAACAGCAGCCTGCCGATCGTGACGGCGACCGGCCTGCTGCTCGCGTACACGCTCGGCGGCGCCGTCCTGGTGGAGGTGACGTTCTCCCGCGAGGGTGTCGGCTCGCTCATGCTGCAGGCGGTGCAGAGCAAGGACATCCCGGTGGTGCAGGGACTGGTGGCGTTCGCCGCGATCACCGTGACGCTGGTCAACCTCGGCGTCGACCTCGTCAACCTGGCCATCGACCCGCGGCTGCGCAAGGAGGTCACCGGATGA
- a CDS encoding ABC transporter permease — MSAIAGQDAIGGTTTQRRRRRMPVSVLLAAIFAVLVVGLAIVGPLLAPHDPAAQNLQTGVIGPTADHLLGTDHLGRDILSRVMAGARDAVIGPAIIAISATVISLVFGIIAGYRGGVVEAVVLRVGDLMYAVPAILVSIVVIGVLGGGYYLAVAVLVLLSVPADTRVVRAAVLSERHLPYIEAGQTLGLSRWRIMTVHILPNVMPTAVAIALLEFVYGLITLSSLSFLGLGAEAGSPEWGRMLADNRTLLAENPNAALAPALLIMATAAAVMLLGDWIYDRVSEESTTRD; from the coding sequence ATGAGCGCCATCGCCGGACAGGACGCCATCGGCGGCACCACGACACAGCGCCGGCGCCGGCGGATGCCGGTCAGCGTGCTGCTGGCCGCGATCTTCGCCGTGCTGGTGGTCGGCCTGGCGATCGTCGGGCCGCTGCTGGCGCCGCACGACCCCGCCGCGCAGAACCTGCAGACCGGCGTCATCGGGCCGACGGCCGACCACCTGCTCGGCACCGACCACCTCGGCCGCGACATCCTCTCCCGGGTCATGGCCGGCGCCCGCGACGCCGTCATCGGCCCGGCCATCATCGCCATCTCGGCCACGGTGATCAGCCTCGTCTTCGGCATCATCGCCGGCTACCGCGGCGGCGTCGTCGAGGCGGTCGTGCTGCGCGTCGGCGACCTCATGTACGCGGTGCCGGCGATCCTCGTGTCGATCGTCGTGATCGGCGTGCTCGGCGGCGGCTACTACCTCGCCGTCGCGGTGCTCGTGCTGCTCTCGGTCCCGGCCGACACCCGCGTGGTGCGGGCGGCGGTGCTGTCCGAGCGGCACCTCCCCTACATCGAGGCCGGTCAGACGCTGGGGCTGTCGCGCTGGCGGATCATGACGGTGCACATCCTGCCCAACGTCATGCCGACGGCGGTGGCGATCGCGCTGCTGGAGTTCGTCTACGGCCTGATCACGCTGTCGTCGCTGTCCTTCCTGGGCCTCGGCGCCGAGGCCGGCTCGCCGGAGTGGGGCCGCATGCTGGCCGACAACCGGACGCTGCTGGCCGAGAACCCGAACGCGGCACTCGCGCCCGCCCTGCTGATCATGGCCACCGCTGCCGCGGTGATGCTGCTCGGCGACTGGATCTACGACCGCGTCAGCGAGGAGTCGACGACACGTGACTGA